In Morococcus cerebrosus, a single genomic region encodes these proteins:
- the rfaD gene encoding ADP-glyceromanno-heptose 6-epimerase: protein MTIIVTGAAGFIGSNIVKALNQRGITDIVAVDNLTRGEKFKNLAECEITHYLDKHEFIRQVRGHLLPYENIEAVFHQGACSDTMNHDGLYMMDNNYQYTLDLLDWCQDERIPFLYASSAAVYGKGEIFREERELEKPLNVYGYSKFLFDQVLRRRMKEGLTAQVVGFRYFNVYGQHEQHKGRMASVAFHHFNQYREHGYVNLFGANDGYGNGEQTRDFVSVEDVAKVNLYFFDHPNLSGIYNLGTGRSQQFNELAAATVNACRAAEGKPELSLKELIEEELIRYIPFPDALKGKYQSFTQADIAKLREAGYKEEFLDVKAGVERYVKWMLENLA from the coding sequence ATGACCATCATCGTAACAGGCGCGGCCGGCTTCATCGGCAGCAACATCGTCAAAGCCCTCAACCAACGCGGTATTACCGACATCGTCGCCGTCGACAACCTGACCCGTGGCGAAAAATTCAAAAACCTTGCCGAGTGCGAAATCACACACTACCTCGACAAACACGAATTCATCCGCCAAGTGCGCGGCCATCTTCTGCCCTACGAAAACATCGAAGCCGTCTTCCATCAAGGTGCGTGTTCCGACACCATGAACCACGACGGCCTCTATATGATGGACAACAATTACCAGTACACGCTCGACCTTTTGGACTGGTGTCAGGACGAACGCATCCCCTTCCTCTACGCCTCCAGTGCCGCCGTGTACGGCAAAGGCGAAATCTTCCGCGAAGAGCGCGAACTTGAAAAACCGCTCAATGTGTACGGCTACTCCAAATTCCTGTTTGACCAAGTATTGCGCCGCCGCATGAAAGAAGGCCTGACCGCACAAGTTGTCGGCTTCCGCTACTTCAACGTTTACGGACAACACGAACAACACAAAGGCCGCATGGCATCCGTCGCCTTCCACCATTTCAACCAATACCGCGAACACGGTTACGTCAACCTGTTCGGAGCCAACGACGGCTACGGCAACGGCGAACAAACCCGCGACTTCGTCAGCGTCGAAGACGTCGCCAAAGTCAACCTCTACTTCTTCGACCACCCCAATCTCTCCGGCATCTACAACCTCGGCACAGGCCGCAGCCAACAGTTCAACGAACTCGCCGCCGCCACCGTCAACGCCTGCCGTGCCGCCGAAGGCAAACCTGAATTGAGCTTAAAAGAGCTGATAGAAGAAGAACTTATCCGCTACATCCCCTTCCCCGATGCGCTCAAAGGCAAATACCAAAGCTTCACCCAAGCCGACATTGCCAAACTGCGCGAAGCCGGATACAAGGAAGAATTTTTGGATGTCAAAGCAGGCGTCGAGCGCTACGTCAAATGGATGCTGGAAAATTTGGCTTGA
- the hldA gene encoding ADP-heptose synthase, whose protein sequence is MPTKFQQETLKSRFAQAKVLVVGDVMLDRYWFGDVSRISPEAPVPVAKIGRIDQRAGGAANVARNIASLGGKAGLLSVTGDDEAADALDALMAQDGVASYLMRDKQIATTVKLRVVARNQQLIRLDFEEHPNREVLEQIKQKYREVLPEYDAIIFSDYGKGGLSHISDMIDWAKHAGKTVLIDPKGDDYEKYAGATLITPNRAELKEVVGSWKNESELTEKAQNLRRHLDLTAVLLTRSEEGMTLFSEGEPIYQPTRAQEVYDVSGAGDTVIAGVGLGLAAGYTMPEAMHLANTAAGVVVAKLGTAVCSFAELNKALEEQ, encoded by the coding sequence ATGCCCACCAAGTTCCAACAAGAAACCCTCAAATCCCGTTTCGCGCAAGCCAAAGTCCTTGTTGTCGGCGACGTGATGCTCGACCGTTATTGGTTTGGCGATGTGTCCCGTATTTCGCCCGAAGCGCCCGTGCCGGTGGCCAAAATCGGACGAATCGACCAACGGGCGGGCGGTGCGGCGAATGTTGCGCGCAACATCGCTTCGTTGGGCGGCAAAGCAGGGCTGTTGTCGGTAACCGGCGACGACGAAGCCGCCGACGCGCTCGATGCGCTGATGGCGCAAGACGGCGTCGCCTCCTATCTGATGCGCGACAAACAAATCGCCACCACCGTCAAACTGCGCGTCGTCGCCCGCAACCAGCAGCTTATCCGCCTTGATTTTGAAGAACATCCCAACCGCGAAGTGTTGGAGCAAATCAAGCAGAAATACCGCGAAGTATTGCCCGAATACGACGCAATCATTTTTTCAGACTACGGCAAAGGCGGCCTGTCGCACATCTCCGATATGATAGATTGGGCAAAACACGCAGGTAAAACCGTATTAATCGACCCCAAAGGCGACGATTACGAAAAATACGCTGGCGCCACGCTGATTACGCCCAATAGAGCCGAATTAAAAGAAGTGGTCGGCAGTTGGAAAAACGAAAGCGAGCTGACCGAAAAAGCGCAAAACCTGCGCCGCCACCTCGACCTGACCGCCGTTTTACTGACCCGAAGCGAAGAGGGCATGACCCTGTTCAGCGAAGGCGAACCCATTTACCAGCCCACCCGCGCCCAAGAAGTTTACGACGTATCCGGCGCAGGCGACACCGTCATTGCCGGAGTGGGTTTGGGGCTGGCGGCAGGCTACACCATGCCCGAAGCCATGCACCTCGCCAATACCGCCGCCGGTGTCGTCGTCGCCAAACTCGGCACGGCGGTTTGCTCGTTTGCAGAATTGAACAAAGCATTGGAAGAGCAGTAA